A stretch of the Planktothricoides raciborskii GIHE-MW2 genome encodes the following:
- a CDS encoding heavy metal translocating P-type ATPase, producing the protein MDRPEQCCSCSSHCENESEKNYPGDRRESEKIWQVYKTKEFRKISVGRALRAAYAIALFTLGLIGQKALQDSPLAIAEYLVFIPAYLLSGWTVLSTAGRNLIKGRIFDENFLMTIATLGAIAIGELPEAVGVMLFFQIGELFQNQAVSSSRRSIKALLEVRPDYANRKINDTVQTVSPETVNIGDIIIVKPGEKIPLDGEVIEGKSQIDTSPLTGESVPRTIKVGDPVFAGTLNLGGLLTIQVTKPFGESSIAQILHLVENAKAQKADTEKFITTFARYYTPIVVFVSLSIAIVPPLLIPGATLDQWIYRSLVVLVISCPCGLVISIPLGYFGGIGGAAKRGILIKGSKFLDALNSVTTVVFDKTGTLTHGVFKVTEVVTNNGLSESELLNIAASAEIHSNHPVAKSIREAAPNNLATVAIADYEEIAGHGIRARVSDTTVLAGNHRLLHRENIPHECMDLEGTVVHLAVDHLYAGYLVISDRVKEDAANSIQTLKKLGVQQVVMLTGDDRTVAKKVSEELAIDRYHAELLPEQKVAELEKLLKQTHHGGKTAFVGDGINDAPAIALADVGIAMGGLGSDAAIATADVVIMTDAPAKVAEAIQIARKTRQIIWQNIGFAVGIKILFILLGIFGLASMWAAVFADVGVALLAILNAMRILRPDAVA; encoded by the coding sequence ATGGATAGACCCGAACAATGTTGTAGTTGCAGCAGCCATTGTGAAAATGAGTCTGAGAAGAATTACCCAGGCGATCGCCGGGAATCTGAGAAAATTTGGCAAGTTTACAAAACTAAAGAATTTAGGAAAATTTCTGTGGGGAGAGCGCTCCGCGCCGCTTACGCGATCGCCTTATTTACTCTGGGGTTAATCGGGCAAAAAGCCCTGCAAGATAGCCCATTGGCGATCGCCGAATATTTGGTCTTTATCCCCGCTTATTTACTCAGTGGTTGGACGGTGCTCTCCACTGCGGGACGTAATCTAATCAAAGGCCGAATTTTTGATGAAAATTTTCTAATGACCATCGCCACCCTAGGGGCGATCGCGATCGGGGAATTACCCGAAGCCGTCGGGGTGATGCTCTTTTTTCAAATCGGCGAACTATTTCAAAATCAAGCAGTCTCTAGTTCTCGCCGTTCCATCAAAGCCCTCTTAGAAGTACGGCCAGATTATGCCAACCGGAAAATCAATGACACGGTGCAAACGGTGTCCCCGGAAACCGTCAACATTGGGGACATTATCATTGTCAAGCCAGGGGAAAAAATTCCCTTAGACGGTGAAGTAATTGAAGGTAAATCTCAAATCGATACTTCCCCATTAACCGGAGAATCCGTCCCCCGAACCATTAAAGTGGGAGATCCGGTTTTCGCCGGAACTCTTAACCTAGGAGGACTGTTAACCATTCAAGTGACAAAACCTTTTGGGGAATCTTCCATCGCCCAGATTTTACATTTAGTCGAAAACGCCAAAGCCCAGAAAGCCGATACAGAAAAATTTATTACTACTTTTGCCCGATACTATACGCCGATCGTGGTGTTTGTCTCTCTGTCGATCGCGATCGTGCCGCCATTACTCATTCCTGGGGCAACCTTAGATCAATGGATTTACCGTTCCTTAGTTGTCCTGGTAATTTCTTGTCCTTGCGGACTGGTGATTAGTATTCCCTTGGGATACTTTGGCGGCATTGGGGGGGCAGCCAAACGAGGCATTTTAATCAAAGGCTCTAAATTTTTAGACGCCTTAAACTCAGTCACCACCGTAGTTTTTGACAAAACCGGCACCCTCACTCACGGGGTCTTCAAAGTCACCGAGGTAGTGACAAACAATGGTTTAAGTGAATCAGAACTTTTAAATATTGCTGCCAGCGCAGAGATACATTCCAATCATCCGGTCGCCAAATCGATCCGAGAAGCGGCGCCAAATAATCTGGCCACCGTAGCGATCGCGGACTATGAAGAAATTGCCGGACATGGGATCCGGGCGAGGGTCAGCGATACCACCGTCCTCGCGGGAAATCATCGTCTATTACATCGAGAAAATATCCCCCACGAATGCATGGACTTGGAAGGCACGGTGGTGCATTTGGCAGTGGATCATCTTTATGCGGGATATCTGGTCATTTCCGATCGAGTGAAAGAAGATGCCGCCAATTCCATCCAAACCCTGAAAAAATTAGGGGTTCAACAAGTGGTGATGTTAACCGGAGACGATCGCACCGTCGCCAAAAAAGTTAGTGAAGAATTGGCGATCGACCGTTATCACGCGGAATTATTGCCGGAACAAAAAGTCGCGGAACTGGAAAAGCTACTCAAACAAACTCATCACGGGGGAAAAACCGCCTTTGTGGGCGATGGGATTAATGATGCACCAGCGATCGCCCTGGCAGATGTGGGCATTGCAATGGGCGGACTGGGATCCGATGCAGCGATCGCCACTGCCGATGTCGTCATAATGACCGATGCCCCCGCAAAAGTCGCCGAAGCCATTCAAATTGCCCGAAAAACTCGCCAAATTATCTGGCAAAACATCGGATTTGCCGTGGGCATCAAAATCTTATTCATTCTCCTGGGAATCTTTGGCCTTGCCAGTATGTGGGCAGCCGTATTTGCCGATGTCGGTGTCGCCCTACTCGCGATTTTAAATGCCATGCGGATATTACGCCCAGATGCGGTAGCATAA
- a CDS encoding DUF1830 domain-containing protein has product MEIRFPAQQLEILCYYFNESSEKQILKLHKNSQAIEVALPPKQGILFEAMPDALLKIYRSIFSGREIVDAIRCKALHVCEKKPDYQTMQWMM; this is encoded by the coding sequence ATGGAAATCAGATTCCCCGCTCAACAATTGGAAATTCTCTGCTATTACTTTAATGAAAGCAGTGAGAAGCAAATCCTTAAACTCCACAAAAATTCTCAGGCGATCGAGGTAGCATTGCCACCGAAGCAAGGGATCTTATTTGAGGCAATGCCCGATGCTTTGCTGAAAATCTATCGGTCTATTTTTAGTGGTAGAGAAATCGTGGATGCAATTCGGTGCAAAGCTTTGCATGTTTGTGAAAAAAAGCCGGATTACCAGACCATGCAATGGATGATGTGA
- the moaA gene encoding GTP 3',8-cyclase MoaA, whose translation MIQSFEPTVNQPKQVDYLRISLIDRCNFRCQYCMPEEAELNYILQQDLLTNEELLTLIREVFIPAGFTRFRLTGGEPLIRPGVMELVRAIASLDQVEDLAMTTNGFLLAKMASDLYEAGLRRLNISLDSLNADTFDWLVGRNGQSLWSQVWAGIQQAYQVGFDPLKLNVVVIPGVNDHEVLDLASLTIDRKWHVRFIEFMPIGNHQLFSDRAWVPSEELRQRIRDRWGLEAGKVRGNGPADVFQIPGALGTLGFISQMSECFCDRCNRMRLSADGWLRPCLLNETGQIDLKTALRNGVTFSKLLEQVQNLLVIKPEINYKGRESGTLTGTYSRTMSQIGG comes from the coding sequence ATGATACAAAGCTTTGAACCCACTGTTAATCAACCAAAACAGGTTGATTATCTGCGTATCAGTTTGATTGACCGTTGTAATTTTCGCTGTCAGTATTGTATGCCTGAAGAGGCAGAACTCAACTATATTTTGCAGCAGGATTTACTGACGAATGAAGAATTGTTAACCCTAATTCGGGAAGTGTTTATCCCCGCAGGGTTTACCCGGTTTCGGCTGACGGGGGGAGAACCCCTGATCCGTCCGGGGGTGATGGAGTTGGTTAGGGCGATCGCCTCTCTGGATCAAGTTGAAGATTTAGCTATGACCACCAACGGCTTTTTATTGGCAAAAATGGCCTCGGATCTCTATGAAGCGGGGTTGCGTCGGCTGAACATTAGCTTAGACTCGTTAAATGCGGACACCTTTGACTGGTTGGTGGGTCGCAATGGGCAAAGCCTTTGGTCACAAGTTTGGGCGGGAATTCAGCAAGCGTATCAAGTGGGCTTCGATCCGCTAAAACTGAATGTGGTCGTTATTCCTGGGGTGAATGACCATGAAGTGCTCGATCTGGCCAGTTTAACCATAGACCGGAAATGGCACGTGCGATTTATTGAGTTTATGCCTATTGGCAATCATCAGCTATTCAGCGATCGCGCTTGGGTGCCATCAGAAGAGTTGCGACAACGCATTCGCGATCGCTGGGGGTTAGAAGCTGGAAAAGTTCGAGGCAATGGCCCTGCGGATGTGTTTCAAATTCCTGGGGCTTTGGGGACTTTGGGTTTTATTTCCCAAATGTCAGAATGTTTCTGCGATCGCTGTAACCGAATGCGTCTTAGCGCCGATGGCTGGTTGCGTCCTTGTTTATTGAATGAAACCGGCCAAATTGACTTAAAAACCGCTCTTCGTAACGGGGTTACATTCAGCAAATTATTAGAACAAGTACAGAATTTACTGGTCATCAAACCAGAAATCAACTACAAAGGACGTGAGTCTGGCACCTTAACGGGTACTTACAGCCGCACCATGTCCCAAATTGGCGGATAG
- a CDS encoding RNA-guided endonuclease InsQ/TnpB family protein: MKTLATLSTGEVFEGAKSYGKYEKKLSRLQWLNRHKVKGSKNWKKAQIKIARLHCQIANIRKDTLHKLTTYLAKNHSKIGIEDLNVRGMMANHKLAKAIADMGFYEFRRQLEYKCQLYGSDLVVVDRWFASSKTCSNCGTKKETLSLSERVFRCDHCGFEIDRDLNASINLEKAVS, translated from the coding sequence ATTAAAACACTTGCTACCCTGTCAACGGGTGAGGTGTTTGAAGGTGCTAAAAGCTATGGCAAATATGAAAAAAAACTTTCAAGGTTGCAATGGCTTAATCGTCACAAGGTTAAAGGTTCTAAAAACTGGAAAAAAGCTCAAATCAAGATAGCTAGACTGCATTGCCAGATTGCCAACATCCGCAAAGATACGTTACACAAGCTGACGACTTATCTTGCCAAAAACCACAGCAAGATTGGAATTGAAGACTTAAACGTTAGGGGGATGATGGCAAACCACAAGTTAGCCAAAGCTATTGCAGATATGGGATTCTATGAGTTTCGTAGACAGCTTGAGTACAAATGTCAGTTGTATGGTTCTGACCTAGTTGTTGTTGACCGATGGTTCGCAAGTAGCAAAACTTGTTCTAACTGTGGAACCAAAAAAGAAACACTCTCGTTGTCCGAAAGAGTGTTTCGTTGCGACCATTGTGGTTTTGAAATAGACCGTGATTTGAACGCTTCGATTAATTTGGAAAAAGCCGTCAGTTAG
- the rpsD gene encoding 30S ribosomal protein S4, which produces MSRYRGARLRVIRRLGELPGLTRKSAKRAYPPGQHGQARRKRSEYAIRLEEKQKLRFNYGLSEKQMLRYVRRARRATGSTGLVLLQLLEMRLDNTVFRLGMAPTIPAARQLVNHGHIMVNGRAVNIPSYSCRPGDVIAVRDREKSREMVKANLQSPGLAHLPSHLEFEKEKLTGKVNGLVEREWVALQINELLVVEYYSRQA; this is translated from the coding sequence ATGTCAAGATACAGAGGCGCTCGTCTCAGAGTCATTCGTCGTCTGGGAGAACTGCCCGGTTTAACTCGTAAAAGTGCCAAGCGTGCTTATCCCCCTGGCCAACATGGTCAAGCCCGTCGGAAGCGCTCTGAATACGCGATCCGCTTGGAAGAAAAGCAGAAACTGCGCTTTAACTATGGCTTAAGCGAAAAGCAAATGCTGCGCTATGTGCGTCGAGCTCGTCGGGCGACTGGTTCTACGGGTTTGGTGCTGCTGCAACTGCTGGAAATGCGTTTGGATAACACCGTTTTTCGCCTAGGTATGGCACCGACAATTCCTGCAGCTCGCCAATTGGTCAATCATGGTCATATTATGGTGAATGGTCGGGCGGTGAATATTCCTAGCTATAGCTGTCGTCCAGGGGATGTGATTGCGGTTAGAGACCGGGAAAAGTCACGAGAAATGGTCAAAGCTAATCTGCAATCTCCCGGTTTGGCTCACTTGCCGAGCCATTTAGAATTTGAAAAAGAAAAATTGACCGGCAAAGTCAACGGACTGGTCGAACGGGAGTGGGTGGCCTTGCAAATTAATGAACTGCTAGTGGTTGAATACTACTCGCGCCAAGCCTAA
- a CDS encoding HetP family heterocyst commitment protein yields MHYEISYPESKLDKVMTLDQFEQVVEAILAGKYSWACVLILRFGGYNPLHYIPYRTYNRLLKEHQTTTKAKGNRPNHINPTQTLDEQRSQSLTKNEIRKAYGTKIKEQLLDSVRIGDSLTR; encoded by the coding sequence ATGCATTACGAAATTTCTTATCCCGAAAGCAAACTTGACAAGGTAATGACTTTAGACCAGTTTGAACAAGTGGTTGAAGCAATTTTAGCTGGCAAATATTCTTGGGCTTGCGTTCTCATCTTGCGCTTTGGAGGATACAACCCTCTGCATTACATTCCTTATCGAACTTATAACCGCTTGCTCAAAGAACATCAGACCACAACCAAGGCAAAGGGAAACCGACCAAATCATATAAATCCTACTCAAACATTGGATGAACAGCGTTCCCAGTCGCTAACCAAGAACGAAATTCGTAAAGCTTATGGCACAAAGATTAAAGAGCAACTGCTTGATAGTGTTCGCATTGGCGATTCGCTGACGCGATAG
- the lepA gene encoding translation elongation factor 4 — MTDVPVSRIRNFSIIAHIDHGKSTLADRLLHITGTVDDRQMKQQFLDNMDLERERGITIKLQAARMNYKASDGQDYVLNLIDTPGHVDFSYEVSRSLAACEGALLVVDASQGVEAQTLANVYLALEHNLEVIPVLNKIDLPGAEPDRVKEEIEQIIGLDCSGAILASAKEGIGIPEILESIVHLVPAPADTVLEPLRALIFDSYYDAYRGVIVYFRVMDGTVKKGDRIRLMATGKEYEIDELGVLAPYQKQVDELHAGEVGYIAAAIKAVQDARVGDTITLAKQPAAQPLPGYKEAQPMVFSGLFPTDADQFGDLREALEKLRLNDAALSYEPETSSAMGFGFRCGFLGLLHMEIVQERLEREYNLDLITTSPSVVYRVTTVQGDVVLVDNPSHLPEPTEREKIEEPYVQVEMITPEEFVGTLMELGQNRRGIFKDMKYLAQGRTALIYEVPLAEVVTDFFDQMKSRSRGYASMEYHLIGYRENPLVRMDILINNDPVDALAMIVHRDKAYNVGRSLVEKLKELIPRHQFKVPIQAAIGSRVIASEHIPALRKDVLAKCYGGDISRKKKLLQKQAKGKKRMKAIGTVDVPQEAFMAVLKLDQS; from the coding sequence ATGACCGACGTTCCTGTTTCTCGGATTCGTAATTTTTCGATTATTGCTCACATCGACCACGGTAAGTCTACCCTGGCCGATCGCCTGTTACATATTACCGGCACCGTCGATGACCGTCAGATGAAACAACAGTTTCTTGACAACATGGACTTAGAACGGGAGCGCGGGATTACGATTAAACTGCAAGCCGCCCGGATGAATTATAAGGCCAGTGATGGCCAAGATTATGTGTTGAATCTGATTGATACTCCGGGGCATGTGGATTTTTCTTATGAAGTGTCCCGCAGTTTGGCCGCGTGTGAAGGGGCTTTGTTGGTGGTCGATGCTTCCCAGGGAGTCGAGGCGCAAACCTTGGCAAATGTTTACCTGGCTTTGGAGCACAATTTAGAAGTTATCCCCGTTTTAAATAAAATTGATCTGCCTGGGGCGGAACCAGACCGGGTGAAGGAAGAAATCGAGCAGATTATTGGCTTAGATTGTAGTGGTGCAATTTTGGCATCAGCGAAAGAAGGCATCGGCATACCGGAAATTCTAGAGTCGATTGTCCATCTAGTCCCCGCACCCGCAGATACGGTGTTGGAACCCTTGCGGGCACTGATTTTTGATAGTTATTACGATGCCTATCGCGGGGTGATTGTCTATTTCCGGGTGATGGATGGGACGGTGAAAAAGGGCGATCGCATCCGCTTGATGGCCACTGGTAAGGAATATGAAATTGACGAACTCGGAGTCCTCGCTCCTTATCAAAAACAAGTAGACGAACTCCATGCGGGGGAAGTGGGCTATATCGCAGCGGCGATTAAAGCGGTGCAAGATGCCCGAGTTGGGGATACGATTACTTTGGCGAAACAACCCGCAGCCCAACCGTTGCCCGGTTATAAAGAAGCCCAACCAATGGTGTTTTCTGGTTTATTTCCCACAGACGCCGATCAGTTTGGCGATTTACGGGAAGCCTTGGAAAAACTCCGGCTGAATGATGCCGCCTTGTCTTATGAACCGGAAACTTCTAGCGCCATGGGATTTGGGTTCCGTTGCGGTTTCTTGGGCTTGTTGCACATGGAAATTGTCCAAGAACGTTTGGAACGCGAGTATAATTTGGATTTAATTACCACTTCTCCTTCGGTGGTTTACCGGGTGACGACGGTACAGGGAGATGTGGTGCTAGTGGATAATCCCAGTCATTTGCCCGAACCGACAGAACGGGAAAAAATCGAGGAGCCTTATGTCCAGGTGGAGATGATTACTCCAGAGGAATTTGTGGGCACTTTGATGGAACTGGGGCAAAATCGCCGTGGCATATTTAAGGATATGAAATATCTCGCCCAAGGACGGACAGCTTTGATCTATGAGGTGCCTTTGGCTGAAGTGGTGACGGACTTTTTCGACCAGATGAAGTCTCGCTCTCGCGGCTATGCCAGCATGGAATACCATTTGATTGGCTATCGGGAAAATCCCCTGGTGCGGATGGATATTTTGATTAATAATGACCCGGTGGATGCTTTGGCGATGATTGTCCATCGCGATAAGGCTTATAATGTCGGTCGCTCTTTGGTGGAAAAACTGAAGGAATTAATTCCCCGTCATCAGTTTAAGGTGCCTATTCAAGCGGCGATCGGCAGTCGGGTGATTGCCAGCGAACATATTCCCGCGTTGCGTAAGGATGTGTTGGCCAAATGTTATGGCGGTGATATTAGCCGGAAGAAGAAATTACTCCAAAAACAAGCGAAAGGGAAAAAACGCATGAAGGCGATCGGTACCGTTGATGTACCCCAAGAAGCTTTCATGGCAGTATTAAAACTCGATCAAAGTTAA
- a CDS encoding type II toxin-antitoxin system CcdA family antitoxin, whose protein sequence is MDEQIVEYRRSPQKVELSVHLDSQLVEQINHLTNDPSKVIETALRQWLRGELKQDDDLTRNLLRNPPVPPRGEWND, encoded by the coding sequence ATGGATGAACAGATCGTAGAGTATCGTAGATCCCCTCAGAAGGTAGAGTTGTCTGTGCATCTGGATTCTCAACTGGTCGAGCAAATCAACCACTTGACGAACGATCCGAGCAAGGTGATTGAAACGGCTCTACGACAGTGGCTTCGAGGTGAATTGAAACAAGATGATGATTTGACTCGTAACCTTTTGCGGAATCCACCTGTGCCGCCGAGAGGTGAGTGGAATGATTAA
- a CDS encoding GAF domain-containing sensor histidine kinase: MTMIQVMYNQYTEFLLEAIARLRSVQELAELYEKTADTLASVLGVSKCLIFDQPFSQFSRVVAAYDPAATCQSWLGTSASGFHHFYVQEALKIFQPITIKNLPADYPFPAYSLMAIVTRYNQQPNALIYLYQCDRPRSWTQAELEFVQQFAAQVGYYIAHLTLKQELEASRKKLKQATSTIENFLQNISDKLRNPLNAIIGSLTLVLDDVFEDPEEQREFIQDAHHSSLNLLNIINDLLHFSSLRHNHMSKELGKPVKLSKLLNEVERLTQPRADHQKLYLNIIKPANFDDIILSANESRLLQVFLNVVGNGIKFTHSGGVTISCEVINEAFVVQGQEYPGWVEIRVNDTGIGVPSEYLPRVFEPFFQVHDPRTSPYPGTGLGLSISKKLIEMMGGEMHFYSMGEGLGSTTIFAVPLYQTPLKIYRAA; this comes from the coding sequence ATGACAATGATTCAAGTGATGTACAATCAATATACGGAATTTCTACTTGAGGCGATCGCTCGACTTAGGTCAGTGCAAGAACTTGCCGAATTATATGAGAAAACCGCCGATACCCTAGCTTCGGTTCTCGGAGTTAGTAAGTGTTTGATTTTCGATCAACCATTCAGTCAATTTTCCAGGGTGGTTGCAGCTTATGACCCAGCGGCAACCTGTCAATCTTGGTTGGGAACAAGCGCGAGCGGATTTCATCATTTCTATGTTCAAGAAGCCCTGAAAATTTTTCAGCCAATCACGATCAAAAACCTGCCCGCTGATTATCCATTCCCCGCTTATTCGTTAATGGCGATCGTCACTCGCTATAATCAGCAACCGAATGCTTTAATTTATTTATATCAGTGCGATCGCCCTCGGTCTTGGACCCAAGCGGAACTGGAATTTGTGCAACAGTTCGCCGCACAAGTGGGCTATTATATCGCTCACTTGACCTTGAAACAAGAATTAGAAGCATCCCGAAAAAAACTTAAACAAGCCACCAGCACCATAGAAAATTTCTTACAGAATATTAGTGATAAACTTCGCAACCCACTCAACGCAATTATTGGCTCTCTTACATTAGTATTAGATGATGTATTTGAAGATCCAGAAGAACAGCGGGAATTTATTCAAGATGCTCACCATTCATCATTGAATCTCCTGAATATCATCAATGATTTATTACATTTTTCCTCCCTGCGACATAATCATATGTCCAAAGAATTGGGCAAACCTGTGAAATTAAGTAAACTGCTCAACGAAGTAGAGCGATTAACCCAACCGCGAGCCGATCATCAAAAATTATATTTAAATATCATTAAACCGGCAAATTTTGATGACATTATTTTATCGGCCAATGAATCTCGATTATTGCAAGTATTCTTAAATGTTGTAGGCAATGGGATTAAATTCACTCACTCTGGGGGTGTCACCATTAGTTGTGAAGTAATTAATGAGGCGTTTGTGGTGCAGGGACAAGAATATCCTGGATGGGTAGAAATTCGGGTGAATGATACGGGAATTGGCGTTCCTAGTGAATATCTCCCACGAGTTTTTGAGCCTTTTTTTCAAGTTCACGATCCACGCACCAGTCCTTATCCCGGTACGGGTTTAGGTTTATCTATCTCTAAAAAATTAATAGAAATGATGGGAGGAGAAATGCATTTTTACAGTATGGGGGAAGGGTTGGGTTCAACCACAATCTTTGCTGTACCACTTTATCAAACTCCGCTGAAAATTTATCGCGCTGCCTAG